One Oryza glaberrima chromosome 10, OglaRS2, whole genome shotgun sequence DNA segment encodes these proteins:
- the LOC127752492 gene encoding choline-phosphate cytidylyltransferase 2-like: MARVSHSRKRTRAPSNSNSKPTSQTQPPPPELTDRPVRVYADGIFDLFHFGHARALEQAKLLFPNTYLLVGCCNDELTNRYKGKTVMTQDERYESLRHCKWVDEVIPDAPWVLTQEFIDKHQIDYVAHDALPYADTSGAANDVYEFVKKIGKFKETKRTDGVSTSDLIMRILKDYNQYVMRNLARGYTRKDLGVSYVKEKQLQVNMKINKLRETVKAHQEKLQTVAKTAGINHEEWLANADRWVAGFLEKFEEHCHNMETAIKGRIQEKLRRQTSRGIIGGLMQQPVAA, translated from the exons ATGGCGCGCGTTTCGCATTCCAGAAAGCGGACTAGGGCTCcctccaactccaactccaaGCCCACTTCACAAacccaaccgccgccgccggagctcaccGACCGCCCTGTCCGCGTCTACGCCGACGGCATCTTCGATCTCTTCCACTTCGGCCATGCCCGCGCCCTCGAGCAGGCCAAGTTGCT GTTCCCCAACACGTACCTGCTAGTGGGCTGCTGCAACGACGAGCTCACCAACCGCTACAAGGGCAAGACCGTCATGACCCAGGATGAGCGATACGAGTCCCTTCGCCACTGCAA ATGGGTTGATGAGGTCATTCCTGATGCTCCATGGGTCCTCACGCAAGAGTTCATTGACAAACATCAGATTGACTATGTTGCTCATGATGCACTGCC tTATGCCGATACTAGTGGAGCTGCTAATGATGTCTATGAATTT GTTAAAAAGATTGGCAAATTCAAGGAAACGAAACGGACAGACGGTGTATCCACATCAGACCTCATAATGAGGATATTGAAGGACTACAATCAGTATGTCATGAGGAATTTAGCACGTGGATACACAAGGAAAGATTTAGGCGTAAGCTATGTTAAG GAAAAGCAACTCCAGGTCAACATGAAGATAAATAAACTGCGAGAGACTGTAAAGGCGCATCAAGAAAAG TTGCAAACGGTGGCGAAGACAGCTGGAATAAATCATGAAGAATGGTTGGCCAATGCAGATCGCTGGGTTGCTGGTTTCTTGGAGAAGTTTGAGGAACACTGCCACAACATG GAAACTGCCATCAAGGGGCGTATCCAGGAGAAATTGAGGAGGCAGACAAGCAGAGGGATAATTGGGGGTCTAATGCAGCAACCGGTGGCAGCGTAA
- the LOC127752490 gene encoding plastidal glycolate/glycerate translocator 1, chloroplastic-like, translating into MIELGLLSSPPAPEHSVSMAVDDLNHHLIAVGVGVGEDAATAHCGLRTLVRNMAQLVVSLGILVAADKLVEQAFAAASIKFPSALFAMFCVFALLLLLPPSLANGFMAFFDPATVFIHRWLPLFFVPSLVVLPLAVRDVSPASALKILFITFGGWFASLVVAGYTALSVRRIVKTQLIPAEPMKRPSPFGPLEFWAWAAVFVASFAVAYVSPTALGTTATTCLPFLLASTVFGYILGSRLPSGVKKVLHPIICCALSADLAAVAYGYLSRSGVDAVLGDYLTESPSNPGAGDILMGFLGSVIISFAFSMFKQRKLVRRHAAEIFTSIAVASTFSLYSTAILGRVVELEPILTISILPRCITVALALRVVSLFEGVNTSVTAAVVVLTGLIGANFAQAVMDKLRLKDPIARGIGTASSAHGLGTAAVSAKEPEALPFCAIAYALTGVVASLFCTLPAIRHSLVFIAGDASASQTQHISY; encoded by the exons atgatcGAGCTAggccttctctcctctcctcctgctcCCGAGCATTCCGTCTCCATGGCTGTTGACGATCTAAACCACCACCTCATCgccgtcggagtcggagtcggagaagacgccgccaccgcccattGTGGGCTGCGCACC CTTGTGCGGAATATGGCGCAGCTGGTGGTGTCGCTGGGCATATTGGTCGCCGCCGACAAGTTGGTGGAGCAGGCCTTCGCAGCCGCCTCCATCAAGTTCCCCAGCGCCCTCTTCGCCATGTTCTGCGtcttcgccctcctcctcctcctacctcctTCGCTCGCCAACGGATTCATGGCTTTCTTCGACCCCGCCACCGTCTTCATCCACAGGTGGCTGCCCCTCTTCTTCGTCCCCTCCCTCGTCGTCCTGCCGCTTGCCGTCAGGGACGTCTCGCCTGCTTCTGCCCTCAAGATCCTCTTCATcacat TTGGTGGCTGGTTTGCTTCACTGGTGGTGGCTGGTTACACGGCGCTGAGTGTGAGAAGGATAGTGAAGACACAGCTTATACCAGCTGAGCCCATGAAGAGACCGTCTCCTTTCGGGCCGCTTGAATTCTGGGCCTGGGCTGCTGTCTTTGTTGCTTCCTTTGCTGTTGCATATGTTTCCCCCACTGCGCTTGGTACCACCGCAACAACATGCCTTCCTTTCTTGCTTGCTTCCACTGTTTTCGGTTACATCCTTGGTTCCCG GTTACCATCTGGTGTCAAGAAAGTGCTACACCCAATCATCTGTTGTGCACTTTCTGCAGATTTGGCGGCAGTAGCATATGGGTATCTCTCCCGGTCTGGAGTGGATGCTGTGCTAG GTGATTACCTCACAGAGTCTCCGTCAAATCCAGGAGCTGGTGACATCCTCATGGGATTTCTTGGGTCTGTCATCATATCGTTTGCATTTTCAATGTTCAAGCAGAGAAAG CTTGTAAGGAGGCATGCAGCGGAAATTTTCACATCAATCGCTGTGGCATCAACATTCTCGTTATACTCAACTGCCATCCTAGGACGAGTGGTAGAGCTAGAGCCAATATTGACCATATCAATATTGCCCAGGTGTATAACCGTGGCATTAGCTTTGAGGGTAGTTTCTCTCTTTGAAG GTGTAAATACTTCAGTAACCGCAGCGGTGGTTGTCCTCACGGGGCTGATCGGCGCAAATTTTGCGCAAGCAGTGATGGACAAGCTTCGCCTCAAAGACCCCATCGCACGAGGAATAGGGACAGCTTCCAG TGCCCATGGACTGGGAACGGCAGCGGTGTCAGCCAAGGAGCCTGAAGCGTTGCCCTTCTGCGCCATCGCCTACGCCCTAACGGGGGTCGTCGCCTCGTTATTTTGCACTCTTCCGGCGATCAGGCACAGCTTAGTCTTCATAGCTGGCGATGCCTCTGCCTCACAAACACAACACATTTCTTACTAG
- the LOC127786133 gene encoding 4-coumarate--CoA ligase-like 2 isoform X2 produces MQPDAAATAHPSLSFYSAATGLYSSLHPPLPLPSDPSLSLVPHLFSHLPLHHHSLLVDAPTAATLSCADFRRLVSSLAAGLRRRLHIARGSLVLLLLPNSLTFPVAFLAVLATGAVATTMNPSSAPAEIAARLRDTAPSLVLASTHNAAKLPPLAAPLVLVPDTFQQQHDDDQFDFFFHALLETDPETPVEMGVGVGQDDAAAVLYSSGTSGRSKGVVVTHRNLIAMVELFVRFEASQYTRPARDNVYLAALPMFHVYGLSLFAVGLLSLGCTVVVMRRFNVDDAVKAIRKYKVTHLPLVPPIMSALLRANPPLELDSLLQVSSGAAPLNHTLIHHFLHAFPHVDFIQGYGMTESTAVGTRGFNTCKHKKYASVGLLAPNMHAKIVHLESGSCLPPGSYGELWLHGPAIMKGYLNDDDDAFTRKDGWLRTGDIAYFDSDGHLFIVGRLKDTIKYKGFQIAPADLEAVLIRHPEIVDVAVTSDEDEEAGEIPVAFVVRKSGSTLSCTHVMEYVAKQVASYKRVRKVIFVEAIPKSAAGKVLRRLLKDSLVDASSGRSRL; encoded by the exons ATgcagcccgacgccgccgccaccgcccaccccAGCTTGAGCTTCTACTCCGCCGCCACGGGCCTCTACAGCAGCCTCCACCCTCCCCTACCCCTCCCCTCcgacccctctctctccctcgtccCCCACCTCTTCTcccatctccccctccaccACCATTCCCTCCTCGTTGatgcccccaccgccgccaccctctcctGCGCCGACTTCCGCCGCCtcgtctcctccctcgccgccggcctccgccgccgcctccacatcGCCAGGGGATCCCtcgtcctgctcctcctccccaacTCTCTCACCTTCCccgtcgccttcctcgccgtcctcgccaccggcgccgtcgccaccaccatgAACCCCTCCAGCGCCCCCGCCGAGATCGCCGCGCGCCTGCGGGACACCGCCCCCTCCCTCGTGCTCGCCTCCACCCACAACGCCGCTAAgcttccgcctctcgccgccccgCTCGTCCTCGTGCCCGACACCTTCCAGCAGCAACATGATGATGATCAGTTCGACTTCTTCTTCCACGCGCTGCTCGAGACCGACCCCGAAACGCCGGTGGagatgggggtgggggtggggcaggacgacgccgccgccgtcctctacTCGTCGGGGACGAGCGGGCGGAGCAAGGGCGTGGTGGTGACGCACCGCAACCTGATCGCAATGGTGGAGCTGTTCGTGCGGTTCGAGGCGTCGCAGTACACGCGGCCTGCTCGTGACAATGTCTACCTGGCGGCGTTGCCCATGTTCCACGTCTACGGCCTCTCCCTCTTCGCCGTGGGCCTCCTCTCGCTCGGCTGCACGGTTGTCGTGATGAGGAGGTTCAACGTCGACGACGCCGTCAAGGCCATCCGCAAGTACAAGGTGACGCACCTGCCGCTCGTGCCGCCCATCATGTCGGCACTGCTCAGGGCCAACCCGCCCTTGGAATTGGATTCCTTGCTGCAGGTCTCCAGCGGCGCTGCTCCCCTCAACCACACCCTCATTCACCACTTCCTTCACGCCTTCCCCCACGTTGATTTCATTCAG GGGTATGGCATGACTGAATCTACTGCCGTAGGAACTCGCGGCTTCAATACATGCAAGCACAAGAAGTATGCCTCAGTAGGTCTTTTAGCCCCCAACATGCATGCTAAAATTGTTCATCTGGAAAGTGGTTCTTGTCTGCCTCCAGGCTCTTATGGGGAGTTATGGCTCCATGGCCCGGCTATAATGAAAG GTTActtgaatgatgatgatgatgctttcACTAGAAAGGATGGCTGGTTGAGGACTGGTGATATTGCTTACTTTGATTCAGATGGGCACTTGTTCATAGTGGGTCGCTTGAAAGACACAATCAAGTACAAAGGATTTCAG ATAGCTCCAGCTGACTTGGAAGCTGTTCTGATCCGGCACCCTGAAATTGTTGATGTTGCTGTGACATC tgatgaagatgaagaagctGGAGAGATACCTGTAGCTTTTGTGGTGAGAAAATCTGGAAGCACTCTTTCTTGTACGCATGTCATGGAGTATGTGGCCAAGCAG GTGGCGTCGTATAAGAGAGTGAGGAAGGTAATATTCGTGGAGGCGATACCTAAGTCAGCTGCTGGCAAGGTTCTGAGGAGGCTTCTCAAGGACTCTCTTGTTGATGCTTCCAGTGGCAGATCCAGGCTATGA
- the LOC127752491 gene encoding probable methyltransferase At1g29790 produces the protein MGMADSHLDGVPAMRKTTASSSSSLNIAFLLSMVATNLLSLYHLSTRASTAPPLLLPAAHQAQAQDEQLLRQLTAIRATVSQLNHLRSSTPPPPPPPPELLLYSRLAPLASACSAHPDLLHRFMSYTPFSPCPDDALSLAEPLILRGCHPLPRRRCFSSSSISSSHNLNNLPTDPFSPLPDSAVRWPPGAKCTSFSCLPPSLGFDLARTEAARFLRAEGPLDLTVPQLLRLASLSRAGPIRLGLDVGGGTGTLAARLKRAANATVLTTTMDLGAPYSEAAAARGVVPLHAPLQQRFPVGDATMDLVRAGHAVNRWIPEAALEFLWYDADRVLRPRGLLWVDHFWCRRPDLAAVYQPMLRRLGYKTLKWAVADKTTPTPTAPPGAKHDHVYLTALLQKP, from the coding sequence ATGGGCATGGCGGATTCACATCTGGATGGGGTGCCGGCgatgaggaagacgacggcctCCAGCTCCAGCAGCCTCAACATCGCCTTCCTACTCTCCATGGTTGCCACCAACCTGCTGTCCCTCTACCACCTCTCCACCCGCGCATCCACCGCACCGCCCCTCCTCTTGCCGGCGGCGCACCAGGCCCAGGCCCAGGACGAGCAGCTCCTCCGCCAGCTGACCGCCATCCGCGCCACCGTCTCCCAACTCAACCACCTCCGCTCCTCCacgcccccgcctccgccgccgccaccggagctcCTCCTCTACTCCCGCCTGGCGCCCCTCGCCTCCGCCTGCTCAGCCCACCCGGACCTCCTCCACCGATTCATGTCCTACACGCCCTTCTCCCCCTGCCCCGACGACGCCCTCTCCCTCGCCGAGCCCCTCATCCTCCGCGGCTGCCACCCGCTGCCCAGGCGAAGGTGCTTCTCATCATCTTCGATCTCGTCTTCTCACAACCTGAATAATCTGCCCACCGATCCCTTCTCCCCGCTCCCGGACTCCGCCGTCCGCTGGCCTCCGGGGGCCAAATGCACCTCCTTCTCCTGCCTCCCGCCCTCGCTCGGCTTCGACCTCGCGCGCACGGAGGCCGCGCGCTTCCTGCGGGCGGAGGGGCCCCTCGACCTCACGGTGCCGCAGCTGCTGCGCCTGGCATCGCTCAGCCGCGCGGGGCCAATCCGGCTGGGGCTGGACGTGGGCGGCGGGACGGGGACGCTGGCGGCGCGCCTCAAGCGGGCGGCCAACGCCACCGTGCTCACCACCACTATGGACCTCGGGGCGCCCTactcggaggcggcggcggcgcgcggggtggTGCCGCTGCACGCGCCGCTGCAGCAGCGCTTCCCGGTGGGGGACGCCACCATGGACCTGGTGCGGGCGGGGCACGCCGTGAACCGCTGGATCCcggaggcggcgctggagtTCCTGTGGTACGACGCCGACAGGGTGCTGCGCCCCCGCGGCCTGCTCTGGGTCGACCACTTCTGGTGCCGCCGCcctgacctcgccgccgtctacCAACCCATGCTGCGCCGCCTCGGCTACAAGACCCTCAAGTGGGCCGTCGCCGACAAGACCACACCCACGCCCACGGCGCCACCCGGAGCCAAGCATGACCACGTCTACCTCACCGCCCTGCTGCAGAAGCCCTGA
- the LOC127786133 gene encoding 4-coumarate--CoA ligase-like 2 isoform X3, whose amino-acid sequence MQPDAAATAHPSLSFYSAATGLYSSLHPPLPLPSDPSLSLVPHLFSHLPLHHHSLLVDAPTAATLSCADFRRLVSSLAAGLRRRLHIARGSLVLLLLPNSLTFPVAFLAVLATGAVATTMNPSSAPAEIAARLRDTAPSLVLASTHNAAKLPPLAAPLVLVPDTFQQQHDDDQFDFFFHALLETDPETPVEMGVGVGQDDAAAVLYSSGTSGRSKGVVVTHRNLIAMVELFVRFEASQYTRPARDNVYLAALPMFHVYGLSLFAVGLLSLGCTVVVMRRFNVDDAVKAIRKYKVTHLPLVPPIMSALLRANPPLELDSLLQVSSGAAPLNHTLIHHFLHAFPHVDFIQLLGNSIYVEWALKSPIYLHAMFAKGYGMTESTAVGTRGFNTCKHKKYASVGLLAPNMHAKIVHLESGSCLPPGSYGELWLHGPAIMKGYLNDDDDAFTRKDGWLRTGDIAYFDSDGHLFIVGRLKDTIKYKGFQIAPADLEAVLIRHPEIVDVAVTSDEDEEAGEIPVAFVVRKSGSTLSCTHVMEYVAKQVRTRRWRRIRE is encoded by the exons ATgcagcccgacgccgccgccaccgcccaccccAGCTTGAGCTTCTACTCCGCCGCCACGGGCCTCTACAGCAGCCTCCACCCTCCCCTACCCCTCCCCTCcgacccctctctctccctcgtccCCCACCTCTTCTcccatctccccctccaccACCATTCCCTCCTCGTTGatgcccccaccgccgccaccctctcctGCGCCGACTTCCGCCGCCtcgtctcctccctcgccgccggcctccgccgccgcctccacatcGCCAGGGGATCCCtcgtcctgctcctcctccccaacTCTCTCACCTTCCccgtcgccttcctcgccgtcctcgccaccggcgccgtcgccaccaccatgAACCCCTCCAGCGCCCCCGCCGAGATCGCCGCGCGCCTGCGGGACACCGCCCCCTCCCTCGTGCTCGCCTCCACCCACAACGCCGCTAAgcttccgcctctcgccgccccgCTCGTCCTCGTGCCCGACACCTTCCAGCAGCAACATGATGATGATCAGTTCGACTTCTTCTTCCACGCGCTGCTCGAGACCGACCCCGAAACGCCGGTGGagatgggggtgggggtggggcaggacgacgccgccgccgtcctctacTCGTCGGGGACGAGCGGGCGGAGCAAGGGCGTGGTGGTGACGCACCGCAACCTGATCGCAATGGTGGAGCTGTTCGTGCGGTTCGAGGCGTCGCAGTACACGCGGCCTGCTCGTGACAATGTCTACCTGGCGGCGTTGCCCATGTTCCACGTCTACGGCCTCTCCCTCTTCGCCGTGGGCCTCCTCTCGCTCGGCTGCACGGTTGTCGTGATGAGGAGGTTCAACGTCGACGACGCCGTCAAGGCCATCCGCAAGTACAAGGTGACGCACCTGCCGCTCGTGCCGCCCATCATGTCGGCACTGCTCAGGGCCAACCCGCCCTTGGAATTGGATTCCTTGCTGCAGGTCTCCAGCGGCGCTGCTCCCCTCAACCACACCCTCATTCACCACTTCCTTCACGCCTTCCCCCACGTTGATTTCATTCAG CTGTTAGGGAATAGTATATATGTGGAATGGGCTCTGAAATCTCCAATATATCTTCATGCAATGTTTGCAAAGGGGTATGGCATGACTGAATCTACTGCCGTAGGAACTCGCGGCTTCAATACATGCAAGCACAAGAAGTATGCCTCAGTAGGTCTTTTAGCCCCCAACATGCATGCTAAAATTGTTCATCTGGAAAGTGGTTCTTGTCTGCCTCCAGGCTCTTATGGGGAGTTATGGCTCCATGGCCCGGCTATAATGAAAG GTTActtgaatgatgatgatgatgctttcACTAGAAAGGATGGCTGGTTGAGGACTGGTGATATTGCTTACTTTGATTCAGATGGGCACTTGTTCATAGTGGGTCGCTTGAAAGACACAATCAAGTACAAAGGATTTCAG ATAGCTCCAGCTGACTTGGAAGCTGTTCTGATCCGGCACCCTGAAATTGTTGATGTTGCTGTGACATC tgatgaagatgaagaagctGGAGAGATACCTGTAGCTTTTGTGGTGAGAAAATCTGGAAGCACTCTTTCTTGTACGCATGTCATGGAGTATGTGGCCAAGCAGGTAAGAACAAGAAG GTGGCGTCGTATAAGAGAGTGA
- the LOC127752539 gene encoding putative pentatricopeptide repeat-containing protein At1g16830: MLHATRTRTPRLSAAAAAAAFFTTRPRSHPPPPPPRLSPRLVDATVSRCPSDALAITFFLWCARCPAYFHPPSSFDRLLPAAARLASCLRTAPAILHQLRALGCPIRPHTFLLLLRLYWRGGIYPLVLQLFDQMPLWGFHPNAFARNVVLDVLLRTRHHHSALCFLRDNPSPNYLTYAILLTHLCRSRNWPGVRACFLAMLHQGFLPSAASLNAVFACCTKLAATSELLQLLGFTLVSGYQLTSAMWTCLIARLCREGKLDEAIRMLAKMLASGSPPTVVTYTPIVRALYRAGRHDIATELFASMSSTNCSPDLVLHNVLMDCMTKDKRYDAALGVYLNLHESQMKPDAYTLSTLVRALHLSRNVSLLPRLFLDSADIPYDLVACNSVLNALCKSGFPSQAVQFFINMIKCDIRPDSYSYVGLLDSLCQLGRIDHAINVYHSIVSSDPDSNAYVHAAILCGLVKKGHNRMALMILNEAVRQNYALDAVCYTVVLHGLLQAHLIEEACMLFDKMKRSGMASNTCTYNIMLRGLCRTRDTHALKWFLREMECSDVEMDSISYNILVVFLIKLQHISSATALVREMVNLGMELSAKTSSLISQSMGHEYVLEDANIAENDHSDSTNDLLACSAS, translated from the coding sequence ATGCTCCACGCCACGCGCACGCGGACGCCGCGCCtctctgctgccgccgccgccgccgccttcttcaccACCAGGCCCAGGtcccacccaccgccgccgccgccgcgcctctctCCAAGGCTCGTCGACGCCACCGTCTCCCGATGTCCCTCCGACGCCCTCGCCATCACCTTCTTCCTCTGGTGCGCCCGCTGCCCCGCCTACTTCcaccctccctcctccttcgaccgcctcctccccgctgccgcccgcctcgcctcctGCCTCCGCACCGCCCCCGCCATCCTTCACCAGCTCCGCGCCCTCGGCTGCCCCATCCGCCCCCACACCTTCCTCCTCTTGCTCAGGCTCTACTGGCGCGGGGGCATCTACCCGCTCGTGCTCCAGCTGTTCGACCAAATGCCCCTCTGGGGCTTCCACCCCAACGCCTTCGCTCGCAACGTCGTCCTTGACGTCCTCCTCAGGACGCGCCACCACCACTCCGCGCTCTGCTTCCTACGGGACAATCCCTCGCCCAACTACCTTACCTACGCCATCCTCCTCACCCACCTTTGCAGGTCCAGGAACTGGCCAGGGGTGCGGGCCTGCTTCTTAGCCATGCTGCACCAGGGTTTTCTCCCCAGCGCCGCCTCTCTCAATGCGGTTTTTGCCTGCTGCACTAAACTTGCTGCCACGTCCGAGCTACTGCAGCTTCTGGGCTTCACACTTGTATCGGGATATCAGCTCACTTCGGCCATGTGGACATGTCTCATCGCTCGTTTGTGCCGCGAGGGAAAACTAGATGAGGCTATCAGGATGCTGGCAAAGATGCTGGCTTCTGGTTCTCCTCCCACAGTTGTCACCTACACGCCGATCGTCAGAGCTCTCTATCGTGCTGGAAGGCATGACATTGCCACTGAGCTTTTCGCATCCATGTCATCCACCAATTGCAGCCCAGATCTTGTTCTCCATAATGTTCTCATGGACTGCATGACCAAGGATAAGAGATATGATGCAGCCCTAGGCGTTTACTTAAATCTTCACGAGAGCCAGATGAAGCCAGATGCATACACTTTATCTACTTTAGTCCGCGCGTTGCATTTGTCACGGAATGTAAGCCTTCTTCCTAGGTTATTTCTGGACTCAGCTGATATCCCTTATGATCTCGTGGCCTGCAATTCTGTGCTGAATGCTCTGTGCAAATCTGGATTTCCATCTCAAGCCGTGCAGTTCTTCATCAATATGATTAAGTGCGACATCAGGCCTGACAGCTACAGTTATGTTGGTCTTTTGGACAGTCTGTGCCAGTTGGGAAGGATTGATCATGCAATCAATGTCTACCACAGTATTGTTTCAAGTGATCCTGATTCAAACGCTTATGTTCATGCTGCAATCCTCTGTGGCCTTGTTAAAAAGGGCCACAACCGTATGGCGCTAATGATTTTGAATGAGGCTGTACGTCAAAATTATGCTCTCGACGCTGTGTGCTACACTGTTGTTCTACATGGCCTTCTACAAGCTCATTTGATTGAAGAGGCTTGCATGTTGTTTGACAAAATGAAGCGTTCAGGAATGGCTTCCAACACTTGCACATACAACATAATGCTTCGTGGACTTTGTAGAACCAGGGATACACATGCACTCAAGTGGTTTTTAAGAGAAATGGAATGTTCTGATGTGGAGATGGATAGTATCTCATACAATATTCTGGTTGTGTTCTTAATCAAGTTGCAGCATATTAGTTCAGCCACTGCTTTGGTAAGAGAAATGGTTAATCTAGGCATGGAACTTAGTGCCAAAACTTCCTCATTGATTTCTCAGTCCATGGGCCATGAGTATGTTCTGGAGGATGCTAACATTGCTGAAAATGATCATTCCGACTCAACTAATGATCTGCTTGCATGCTCAGCTTCATAG
- the LOC127786133 gene encoding 4-coumarate--CoA ligase-like 2 isoform X1 has product MQPDAAATAHPSLSFYSAATGLYSSLHPPLPLPSDPSLSLVPHLFSHLPLHHHSLLVDAPTAATLSCADFRRLVSSLAAGLRRRLHIARGSLVLLLLPNSLTFPVAFLAVLATGAVATTMNPSSAPAEIAARLRDTAPSLVLASTHNAAKLPPLAAPLVLVPDTFQQQHDDDQFDFFFHALLETDPETPVEMGVGVGQDDAAAVLYSSGTSGRSKGVVVTHRNLIAMVELFVRFEASQYTRPARDNVYLAALPMFHVYGLSLFAVGLLSLGCTVVVMRRFNVDDAVKAIRKYKVTHLPLVPPIMSALLRANPPLELDSLLQVSSGAAPLNHTLIHHFLHAFPHVDFIQLLGNSIYVEWALKSPIYLHAMFAKGYGMTESTAVGTRGFNTCKHKKYASVGLLAPNMHAKIVHLESGSCLPPGSYGELWLHGPAIMKGYLNDDDDAFTRKDGWLRTGDIAYFDSDGHLFIVGRLKDTIKYKGFQIAPADLEAVLIRHPEIVDVAVTSDEDEEAGEIPVAFVVRKSGSTLSCTHVMEYVAKQVASYKRVRKVIFVEAIPKSAAGKVLRRLLKDSLVDASSGRSRL; this is encoded by the exons ATgcagcccgacgccgccgccaccgcccaccccAGCTTGAGCTTCTACTCCGCCGCCACGGGCCTCTACAGCAGCCTCCACCCTCCCCTACCCCTCCCCTCcgacccctctctctccctcgtccCCCACCTCTTCTcccatctccccctccaccACCATTCCCTCCTCGTTGatgcccccaccgccgccaccctctcctGCGCCGACTTCCGCCGCCtcgtctcctccctcgccgccggcctccgccgccgcctccacatcGCCAGGGGATCCCtcgtcctgctcctcctccccaacTCTCTCACCTTCCccgtcgccttcctcgccgtcctcgccaccggcgccgtcgccaccaccatgAACCCCTCCAGCGCCCCCGCCGAGATCGCCGCGCGCCTGCGGGACACCGCCCCCTCCCTCGTGCTCGCCTCCACCCACAACGCCGCTAAgcttccgcctctcgccgccccgCTCGTCCTCGTGCCCGACACCTTCCAGCAGCAACATGATGATGATCAGTTCGACTTCTTCTTCCACGCGCTGCTCGAGACCGACCCCGAAACGCCGGTGGagatgggggtgggggtggggcaggacgacgccgccgccgtcctctacTCGTCGGGGACGAGCGGGCGGAGCAAGGGCGTGGTGGTGACGCACCGCAACCTGATCGCAATGGTGGAGCTGTTCGTGCGGTTCGAGGCGTCGCAGTACACGCGGCCTGCTCGTGACAATGTCTACCTGGCGGCGTTGCCCATGTTCCACGTCTACGGCCTCTCCCTCTTCGCCGTGGGCCTCCTCTCGCTCGGCTGCACGGTTGTCGTGATGAGGAGGTTCAACGTCGACGACGCCGTCAAGGCCATCCGCAAGTACAAGGTGACGCACCTGCCGCTCGTGCCGCCCATCATGTCGGCACTGCTCAGGGCCAACCCGCCCTTGGAATTGGATTCCTTGCTGCAGGTCTCCAGCGGCGCTGCTCCCCTCAACCACACCCTCATTCACCACTTCCTTCACGCCTTCCCCCACGTTGATTTCATTCAG CTGTTAGGGAATAGTATATATGTGGAATGGGCTCTGAAATCTCCAATATATCTTCATGCAATGTTTGCAAAGGGGTATGGCATGACTGAATCTACTGCCGTAGGAACTCGCGGCTTCAATACATGCAAGCACAAGAAGTATGCCTCAGTAGGTCTTTTAGCCCCCAACATGCATGCTAAAATTGTTCATCTGGAAAGTGGTTCTTGTCTGCCTCCAGGCTCTTATGGGGAGTTATGGCTCCATGGCCCGGCTATAATGAAAG GTTActtgaatgatgatgatgatgctttcACTAGAAAGGATGGCTGGTTGAGGACTGGTGATATTGCTTACTTTGATTCAGATGGGCACTTGTTCATAGTGGGTCGCTTGAAAGACACAATCAAGTACAAAGGATTTCAG ATAGCTCCAGCTGACTTGGAAGCTGTTCTGATCCGGCACCCTGAAATTGTTGATGTTGCTGTGACATC tgatgaagatgaagaagctGGAGAGATACCTGTAGCTTTTGTGGTGAGAAAATCTGGAAGCACTCTTTCTTGTACGCATGTCATGGAGTATGTGGCCAAGCAG GTGGCGTCGTATAAGAGAGTGAGGAAGGTAATATTCGTGGAGGCGATACCTAAGTCAGCTGCTGGCAAGGTTCTGAGGAGGCTTCTCAAGGACTCTCTTGTTGATGCTTCCAGTGGCAGATCCAGGCTATGA